In the Endozoicomonas sp. SCSIO W0465 genome, CCCGCCATACGTCCGGCATCTCTTTTTGGTGACCGTTTTCAAATACCTGTCGGAACAGGCCGTAACGGTAGTTGATGCCGTAACCGGTGGCAGGTATGTTCTGGTTGGCGAGGGAGTCCATAAAGCAGGCTGCCAGACGACCCAGGCCGCCATTGCCCAGAGACATATCCCGTTCCTGGTCCAGAACGTCGGCAATTTTTACCCCGTGGGATTGCAGCAGCTTGGCTGCCGGTTCGTACAGACCCAGGTTCATCAGCGCATCGCCCAGCAGGCGGCCCATCAGGAATTCCATGGACAGGTAGCAAACGTGACGCTGTGGTTGTTTGCCTTTGGCTTTGGCTCTTTTCGTATTGCAGACTGCTGATTTCATAAATCAGGCTGGAATCCTCCTGTGGCAGGGCTTGGCAATATTTAGCCAGCAGTTTCCTGAAGGCATTGTATATCAAGGCCTTTGGCCAATTTTCATTGCAGAGCAGTCTGTAACCCGAAAAGAGCCTTGGCTTTTTTATCGCTCAGGCTGTTTTTATCGCTCAGGCTGTTTTTATCGCTCAGGCTGCTTTTATCGCTCAGGCTGCTTTCCTGCAGCTGATCCAGATTAATGTCTCGCAGTACCAGGGACAGTGCCTGCCACCAGTCGCGATAGGTAGCTTGCTTTGGGGTAGTGCCCAGTTCACGACGCAGGTGTTTTTCCAGTTCAGTGGTAAACGCTTTTTGATCCATGCAATGTGCTTCTCTCTTTCTTTGCTATTAGGTTAGCCTTTTTCACTGATAACCTGTTTCAGCGGGTTTGTAAAAGGCTCTGATGAATCTGATGAAATTGTGTAAGTCAGTGTAACGAAAAAAAAATGAATGTTGACTTGTAAACGCTTTCATTTTTTGTGTCAGCTACATTATTTTAAAAATCGAGGACACAGATGGTTAGTAATGCATTGTTGTTTAATGAGTCAAATGTCAATTTTATAAAGAGAAAGGCTCTTTTCGGGTTACAGACTGCTCTGCAATGAAAATTGGCCAAAGGCCTTGATATACAATGCCTTCAGGAAACTGCTGGCTAAATATTGCCAAGCCCTGCCACAGGAGGATTCCAGCCTGATTTATGAAATCAGCAGTCTGCAATACGAAAAGAGCCAAGAGAAAAACAGACCACAAATGAGGCCGATTTCAATTTTTGCGGTTTGCTGCAAACCTATGAAAACGATTACAACGGTTTTGTCAGGTAAGTTGAAATTGCTGTAAATCAATATATTGAAAATGCTCAAATAGATAATATTTTGTATCTCGTCCCAATCCTGTCTGCGGATGTGGAACCACCTCTTTTCAGTATTGTAATGTGATCAATCGGGGGAACCGATGACGAAACCCAAAACATTGGCCGTGGCCATCTCTGCGTTTTCTGCCTTACTGATAACTGGCTGTGCCAGCCAGTCATCTGATACAACGTCCACGGCCAGCACCAGCCTGGCACCGGCCTATGAGTGCAGTACCAGCACCCATGAAAAAGCCAACGACCTGAGAATCTACCAGATTATGGTGGAAAGCTTTGTCGATGGCGAAAAAGGAACCGGTCACGGCACCGGCTACGGTACCAGCCATCACCAGGGGGATTTGCAGGGTATTATTGACTCACTGGACTACATCAAGTCTCTGGGCATGAATGCCATCTGGATGACACCGATCTTCAATTCAGAACCTGTCGAAGGTCAGGTACACTGGGATGACCGACTGGATGCTACCGGCTATTTTGCCACGGACTATTTTTCCATCGACCCACGCTTCGGCACCCTGGAACAGGCAAAAGAGCTGGTGGAAAAAGCCCATGCCAAAGGGCTGTACGTGTTTTTTGATGGTGTATTTGGCCACCACAAGAAATCCGGTGTCGTACCATCACCATCCGGCTTGCTGCCTTCCGGCAACCACAATCCCGTGGACTATCCCCAGAGCCTGCCATTTTACCAGGAGGTGGCCACCTGGTGGGTGAAGGAACTGAAAATAGACGGCTGGCGTTTGGATCAGGCCTATCAGGTGCCCACCGACGCCTGGACAGCAATCCGCAAAGCAGTGGATGAAGCCTCCCGGTCTGTGACTTACCAGAACCACAATGGTGAAACCGTTAATCCGCTGGGTTACATGGTGGCGGAGATCTGGAAAGAGGAAAATGCTATCCAGCAGGAGGGATACGGCAGTCAGGAAGCCCCGGCACTCTGTTCAGCGTTTGACTTCCCGATGCGTTATCGCCTGGTGGAAA is a window encoding:
- a CDS encoding glycogen/starch/alpha-glucan phosphorylase translates to MKSAVCNTKRAKAKGKQPQRHVCYLSMEFLMGRLLGDALMNLGLYEPAAKLLQSHGVKIADVLDQERDMSLGNGGLGRLAACFMDSLANQNIPATGYGINYRYGLFRQVFENGHQKEMPDVWREFGSPWETCRPSETVEIGLFGRVEMDSDGNNYWIPAKKLLGVPWDITIPSFGADS